A genomic segment from Alteribacillus bidgolensis encodes:
- a CDS encoding class II aldolase/adducin family protein, which translates to MNSFTFTGQPANQCSQWLFEGIRNIFLEHGYTYHSTPEDNIKLVFHVLNSNAPRPYRRKSQGTFVVSIVETETKPQDIHKEAYPYLIRSLANHLMYIVHGEKETQLYFLTPEQGNYSITFDTEKRDEQVFQQIYERLEPLASSKLVIDNDFYKDLPESLWNGDEITQSLGASGKKLDEMNLLPAPFPLEEILSERDIRHLKKLYGIGGLSYGNLSARKDNNSFWMSASGIDKSNMRKIGKDFLYISGYDDQKNTMKVSVPPRITPKRASVDAIEHWMIYQEHPEVGAIVHIHAWMDGIKATEFNYPCGTVELAESVARLVSESKNPSRTVIGLKNHGLTITGRDLDDIFERIEGKIIPQVPMQ; encoded by the coding sequence ATGAATTCATTTACGTTTACAGGACAACCTGCAAACCAATGTTCACAATGGTTGTTTGAAGGGATACGGAACATATTTTTAGAACACGGATATACTTATCATTCGACTCCGGAGGACAATATAAAGCTTGTGTTTCATGTACTTAATAGTAACGCTCCTCGTCCATACCGAAGAAAATCCCAAGGAACTTTTGTCGTTTCTATCGTTGAAACAGAAACTAAACCTCAAGACATTCACAAAGAGGCTTATCCTTATCTAATAAGAAGTTTGGCGAATCACCTTATGTATATAGTTCATGGTGAAAAGGAGACCCAATTATACTTTTTGACCCCTGAACAAGGAAACTACAGTATAACGTTTGATACAGAGAAAAGAGACGAACAGGTTTTTCAACAGATTTATGAACGGTTAGAACCCCTTGCCTCATCTAAACTTGTTATTGATAATGATTTTTATAAAGATTTACCGGAATCCCTATGGAATGGAGACGAAATTACCCAGTCTTTAGGAGCATCAGGAAAAAAACTAGATGAAATGAACCTTCTGCCTGCTCCGTTTCCCCTTGAGGAGATATTATCCGAAAGAGACATACGCCACCTGAAAAAGCTGTATGGAATTGGCGGGTTAAGTTATGGAAATCTCAGTGCCCGTAAAGATAACAATAGCTTTTGGATGAGTGCAAGTGGAATAGATAAGTCAAACATGAGGAAAATAGGAAAAGACTTTCTTTATATTTCCGGATACGATGACCAAAAGAATACTATGAAAGTTAGCGTTCCACCTCGTATTACACCCAAACGCGCTTCAGTTGATGCAATTGAACATTGGATGATCTACCAAGAACATCCCGAAGTAGGAGCTATTGTTCATATTCATGCGTGGATGGATGGAATTAAGGCTACGGAATTTAATTATCCATGCGGAACAGTAGAACTAGCAGAATCAGTTGCTCGATTAGTCAGTGAATCGAAAAACCCATCCCGAACAGTTATTGGTTTGAAAAACCACGGTCTTACCATTACAGGACGGGATTTGGATGATATTTTTGAGAGAATTGAAGGAAAAATCATACCGCAAGTACCCATGCAATAA
- a CDS encoding lysophospholipid acyltransferase family protein codes for MFYKVIKNAAKFILSLFFTVKITGRENIVDDGPFIISSNHLSNYDPILISLMFQNHIHFLAKAELCNHRLTSWFFKKLRVIPVNRQSGIVIRPVRETLKLLQEGKVIGIFPEGTRVANGKEIEPKKGVAFFAVKSNVPVLPVAITFHKSKFRVRQKALINIGSPIDLSSRKTVDYKELASDILQQSRKLALKNNENEIILKNGQRSKLNNIFEIIPSLLKKS; via the coding sequence TTGTTCTACAAGGTAATTAAAAACGCAGCTAAATTCATACTTTCACTATTTTTTACTGTCAAAATTACGGGGCGTGAAAATATCGTAGACGATGGTCCCTTTATTATTTCTTCCAACCATCTTAGTAACTATGATCCAATATTGATTAGTTTAATGTTTCAAAACCACATTCATTTTTTGGCAAAAGCAGAGTTATGCAATCATCGTTTAACAAGCTGGTTTTTTAAGAAATTGCGTGTTATACCAGTAAATCGTCAAAGCGGTATAGTCATTCGGCCCGTGAGAGAAACGTTAAAACTATTACAAGAAGGAAAAGTGATAGGAATTTTTCCAGAAGGGACAAGAGTTGCAAATGGAAAAGAAATAGAGCCGAAGAAAGGAGTAGCTTTTTTTGCAGTTAAAAGCAACGTCCCTGTTTTGCCGGTAGCCATTACTTTTCACAAGAGCAAATTTAGGGTAAGACAAAAGGCTTTGATTAACATAGGTTCTCCGATTGATTTATCATCACGTAAAACGGTTGATTACAAGGAGTTGGCCTCTGATATATTGCAGCAATCAAGAAAATTAGCATTAAAAAATAACGAAAACGAAATAATTTTAAAAAACGGACAACGCAGTAAGTTAAATAATATTTTTGAAATAATACCTTCACTATTAAAAAAATCATAA
- a CDS encoding diacylglycerol/lipid kinase family protein, which yields MFAFIINKTSGNGKGHRVWKRVEKILEQEDLPFVARFTEGPQHAQEIVKDLSRKNLKTIIVVGGDGTIHEVANELAYKNISLGIIPAGSGNDFARCIGVPMNPLKALERIIANEKKQVDLLHLGHQYCLTVTGIGLDGQIAKNVNDGAYKKFFNQLRLGGLSYVVSLLETLRDYKPTNVQITIDGVDMTFSNVWLVAVANAPNYGGGITICPDASYNDGFLNLCIVHGIKKWELLRLFPKAYRGKHTTEKNVTFLQGKEVQVSSGNSIMVHSDGEQMTVSPIHIRIKKDALQVV from the coding sequence ATGTTTGCATTTATCATCAATAAAACTTCTGGCAACGGGAAAGGACATCGAGTATGGAAACGTGTAGAAAAAATATTAGAACAAGAAGATCTTCCCTTTGTTGCTCGGTTTACAGAAGGCCCTCAACATGCTCAAGAGATAGTTAAAGATCTTAGCAGAAAAAATTTGAAAACAATTATAGTAGTAGGGGGAGATGGCACTATTCATGAGGTTGCAAATGAGCTTGCGTATAAAAATATATCTTTAGGGATTATTCCAGCAGGTTCAGGTAATGATTTCGCCCGCTGTATAGGAGTTCCAATGAACCCTTTAAAAGCTTTAGAGCGGATTATTGCAAATGAAAAGAAACAAGTCGATTTACTTCATCTTGGCCATCAATATTGCCTTACCGTAACTGGAATAGGTTTGGACGGGCAGATAGCTAAAAACGTGAATGACGGAGCATATAAAAAATTTTTTAATCAATTACGGTTAGGTGGATTGTCTTATGTCGTAAGCTTGTTAGAAACATTGAGAGACTACAAACCAACGAATGTCCAGATTACCATTGATGGAGTAGATATGACATTTTCAAACGTTTGGCTTGTAGCTGTAGCAAATGCACCAAACTATGGGGGCGGGATCACCATTTGTCCCGATGCTTCTTATAATGATGGTTTTCTAAATCTTTGTATTGTGCACGGAATAAAAAAATGGGAATTGTTACGTTTGTTTCCAAAAGCCTATAGAGGAAAACATACAACAGAGAAAAATGTTACTTTTTTACAGGGAAAAGAAGTTCAGGTCAGTTCTGGAAACTCAATCATGGTACATAGTGATGGCGAACAGATGACGGTAAGTCCTATTCATATACGTATTAAAAAAGATGCTCTACAAGTCGTGTAA
- a CDS encoding alkaline phosphatase family protein — protein sequence MPSSPSQKSVIMIMLDTLMDKPLQRALKEERIPAFTYFMEHGNYFADVVAPFPTMSVNVESTLLTGHYSDQHGVPSLVWYNKEENRIINYGTHVKDLMKLGLSKSMYDALYRLNNEHLNTQVTTIHEDLHEQGKHSASINPLVHRGKTPHNLTIPRFIRYFVPIEKQVETFTAEKFVYGRLSKLSPLKKYSRVWNKYGFNNNFSVQEFTHLVDHNEIPDFSLVYLPDHDKNVHKNGPMDTKGIKDMDKNLQTILDSFPTWEEALKNYIWILIGDNGQSHVKKDRRQAMVDIRKLLLPLKITKLSRGVHKDDQVVVANNLRSCLIYSLNTEDVPLTTIVEKLKEDDRVEIIAWKMNDWIHVASANNKETFRFKENGEMKDEYNQTWSVDGDPSILDLHIQEDNIHFGDFPDALKRLHSTLHSHQGNFVVTSVKPGYEFSGEVTPSHPGGASHGGFHKNDSHIPMVVTGTESTPESLRLVDFKNWILNLIK from the coding sequence ATGCCTTCAAGCCCTTCTCAAAAAAGTGTGATCATGATAATGCTTGATACCTTAATGGATAAGCCTTTGCAGCGGGCTTTAAAAGAGGAAAGAATACCTGCATTTACATATTTTATGGAACATGGAAATTATTTTGCCGATGTCGTTGCACCTTTTCCCACTATGTCAGTGAATGTTGAAAGTACTTTATTAACTGGACACTATTCCGATCAGCACGGCGTTCCTTCTCTTGTATGGTACAACAAAGAAGAAAACAGAATTATTAATTATGGAACCCACGTTAAGGATCTGATGAAATTAGGTCTGTCTAAAAGTATGTATGATGCTCTCTACCGATTAAATAATGAACATTTGAATACACAGGTAACAACCATCCATGAGGACCTGCACGAACAAGGAAAACATTCAGCTTCTATAAACCCGCTGGTTCATAGAGGCAAGACTCCTCATAATTTAACAATTCCTCGTTTCATTCGTTATTTTGTTCCTATAGAAAAACAGGTGGAAACGTTTACGGCTGAGAAGTTTGTATACGGACGATTATCAAAACTAAGTCCTTTGAAAAAATACAGCCGCGTGTGGAATAAATACGGATTTAATAATAATTTTTCCGTCCAAGAATTTACTCATTTGGTTGATCATAATGAAATTCCCGACTTTTCACTTGTCTATCTGCCGGATCATGATAAAAATGTTCATAAAAACGGGCCAATGGATACGAAAGGGATCAAGGATATGGATAAAAACTTACAGACCATATTAGACTCTTTTCCAACATGGGAAGAAGCACTAAAAAATTATATTTGGATACTTATTGGGGATAATGGCCAGTCCCATGTTAAAAAAGATCGCAGACAAGCAATGGTTGACATACGGAAGCTTTTACTCCCCCTTAAAATCACTAAACTTAGCAGAGGTGTTCATAAAGATGACCAAGTTGTTGTAGCTAATAACCTGAGGTCTTGTTTGATTTATTCATTAAATACCGAGGACGTTCCACTGACCACTATTGTTGAGAAATTAAAAGAAGATGATCGAGTAGAAATCATTGCTTGGAAAATGAATGACTGGATTCACGTTGCTTCAGCAAACAATAAAGAAACTTTTCGTTTTAAAGAAAATGGAGAAATGAAGGATGAATACAATCAAACGTGGTCAGTAGACGGTGATCCTTCGATACTTGACCTTCACATACAAGAGGACAATATTCATTTTGGAGACTTCCCCGATGCTTTAAAGAGGCTCCATAGCACCCTTCATTCCCATCAAGGAAACTTTGTTGTCACCTCCGTCAAACCAGGCTACGAATTCAGCGGAGAAGTTACTCCTTCCCATCCGGGTGGAGCCAGTCACGGAGGCTTTCATAAAAATGATTCACATATCCCTATGGTCGTTACAGGCACAGAATCCACACCTGAGTCTTTACGTTTGGTTGATTTTAAAAATTGGATTCTTAACCTGATTAAATAA